One part of the Paenibacillus silvisoli genome encodes these proteins:
- a CDS encoding spore germination protein gives MRNTMELDRKLRQLFEACSDVQFNDLTVAQKDGAPSALLLIYCEGLCDANRIHQYFIPHLIEMFREHAISSDAELRQHLPFQLSPMPQQWDAQNIMNHVFNGELLVYFYDTSCMYAWNIANVPQRTPEETNAEISIRGPRDGFIEEAKTNVALIRKRLKTNELAIEEYTLGTQTQTRTMLLYMKDTMNPAIVEMVKSKLANVQVKGVVSTTHLEELLVGHTTFSKFVYTGRPDFAVNSLMHGRFVIVVEGSPTVIIGPVNITFLFNTSEDAYTLNLFVMFTRMLRICGVFLSVFLPGFWIALLTYHQDQLPFTLLGTLVISRQGVPLPAPLEAIVMILLFELFREAGMRLPSSIGQTISVVGGLIVGQAAISSGMTAPGILVVVAISVLASFTMVNQNMVGIVSLLRLVVLVISGILGLYGLLICILAIAIYMVNLETFGVKYISPIAPISIRDLYKILFRMPWGKKEGPPRFFKQNGDDGP, from the coding sequence ATGAGAAATACGATGGAGCTGGACCGAAAGCTGCGGCAGCTGTTCGAAGCCTGCAGCGATGTACAGTTTAACGATTTGACTGTCGCGCAAAAGGACGGAGCCCCATCCGCGCTGCTCCTGATCTATTGCGAGGGACTGTGCGACGCTAATCGGATTCATCAGTATTTTATCCCCCATCTGATTGAGATGTTTCGGGAACATGCCATTTCAAGCGACGCGGAGCTTAGGCAGCACCTGCCATTCCAGCTCAGCCCCATGCCGCAGCAATGGGATGCTCAGAACATCATGAATCACGTCTTCAATGGCGAACTATTGGTTTATTTTTATGACACGTCCTGCATGTATGCCTGGAATATAGCCAATGTGCCGCAAAGGACGCCGGAGGAAACGAATGCGGAGATATCGATTAGGGGTCCCCGGGACGGATTTATAGAGGAAGCGAAAACCAATGTCGCCTTAATTCGAAAAAGGCTGAAGACGAATGAGCTGGCTATAGAAGAATATACGCTTGGTACGCAGACGCAGACGAGAACCATGCTGTTGTATATGAAAGATACCATGAATCCGGCTATTGTCGAGATGGTGAAATCCAAGCTGGCCAATGTGCAGGTAAAAGGGGTGGTCAGCACTACGCACCTGGAAGAACTGCTTGTCGGTCATACGACATTCTCGAAGTTCGTATATACGGGCAGACCGGATTTTGCGGTGAATTCTCTCATGCACGGCAGATTTGTCATCGTGGTCGAAGGCTCGCCTACCGTGATTATTGGTCCTGTTAACATCACCTTTTTGTTTAATACCTCAGAGGATGCCTATACGCTGAATTTGTTTGTCATGTTTACGCGCATGCTTCGAATATGCGGCGTCTTTCTTTCCGTGTTCCTCCCCGGATTTTGGATCGCGCTGCTAACCTACCATCAGGATCAGCTCCCGTTCACGTTGCTCGGGACGCTTGTTATTTCCAGACAAGGCGTTCCGCTCCCGGCTCCTCTCGAGGCCATCGTCATGATCCTTCTATTCGAATTGTTTCGGGAAGCGGGCATGCGCTTGCCTTCCTCCATCGGACAGACCATATCCGTTGTGGGCGGATTGATCGTCGGACAGGCAGCCATTAGTTCGGGAATGACGGCGCCGGGCATTCTTGTGGTAGTCGCGATCTCGGTATTGGCGTCATTTACGATGGTGAATCAGAATATGGTCGGCATCGTTAGTCTGCTGCGTTTAGTCGTTTTGGTGATTAGCGGCATACTGGGCTTGTATGGATTATTGATCTGCATTTTGGCTATCGCCATCTATATGGTCAATCTGGAAACGTTCGGCGTCAAATATATAAGTCCTATAGCTCCGATCAGCATCCGCGACCTGTACAAGATTTTGTTCCGAATGCCTTGGGGGAAAAAGGAGGGTCCGCCTCGCTTTTTTAAACAAAACGGAGATGATGGGCCGTGA
- a CDS encoding GerAB/ArcD/ProY family transporter yields MKAGSISFLQTSMMFMLSVGLLNHVIIIPMVLDKAQRDGWISVLLSGALYMIWVVLLYSALKKKRDIGLFQWLKATYGAAVSYLLAGIACIYMLTLSTVTLKETVTWIHLSFSTLTPTLVLAAPLLIVCAFNAYKGIESIANTAAIFLPLVVIFGFYVMTANVPNKDYSLLKPFLEHGMNPIWHGVIYVEAGLIELSLLLFMRHHIRSRISFLSLVFLALILIGLTFGPLVGAIVEFGPKQASFLRFTAYEEWRLVTIGHYIEHMDFLSIYQWFSGAFLRISLTLFLINDILNIKKKGKRVVAISLVCVIQLTAVILPLSDPKYINLITEVLLPGIFWVMSGYFLLVIGLIHVGNRWRGIKS; encoded by the coding sequence ATGAAAGCCGGTTCAATATCGTTCTTGCAAACAAGCATGATGTTCATGCTTTCGGTTGGATTGTTGAATCATGTCATTATCATCCCGATGGTATTGGATAAAGCACAGCGCGACGGCTGGATCTCTGTTTTGCTTTCCGGCGCTTTGTATATGATTTGGGTCGTACTGCTGTATTCGGCCTTGAAAAAGAAACGGGATATAGGGCTTTTTCAATGGTTAAAAGCAACCTACGGCGCGGCCGTATCCTACTTGCTGGCAGGGATTGCCTGTATCTACATGCTTACTTTATCGACCGTTACCTTGAAGGAAACGGTTACCTGGATCCATCTTTCGTTTTCAACGCTCACGCCAACGCTCGTCTTAGCGGCGCCTTTGTTGATTGTTTGCGCATTCAATGCCTATAAAGGGATCGAGTCGATCGCCAATACAGCTGCCATATTTCTGCCTCTTGTCGTCATTTTCGGATTTTATGTGATGACGGCTAACGTACCGAATAAGGATTATTCCTTGCTTAAGCCGTTTTTAGAGCATGGCATGAATCCAATTTGGCATGGCGTTATTTATGTTGAAGCGGGATTGATTGAATTGTCGCTGCTGTTATTTATGCGGCATCACATTCGTTCCCGCATTTCGTTCCTGTCGCTTGTTTTCTTAGCCTTGATCCTTATAGGGCTAACTTTTGGACCGCTTGTCGGGGCGATCGTCGAGTTTGGTCCCAAGCAAGCTTCTTTTTTAAGGTTTACGGCCTATGAAGAATGGCGGCTCGTAACGATTGGCCATTATATTGAGCACATGGATTTTTTGAGTATCTATCAGTGGTTCAGCGGGGCCTTCTTGAGAATTTCACTAACGCTCTTTTTAATTAACGACATTCTAAATATTAAGAAAAAAGGGAAAAGGGTAGTTGCTATATCCCTTGTATGCGTGATCCAATTAACAGCGGTTATTCTCCCCCTTAGCGATCCTAAGTATATTAACTTGATCACAGAGGTTTTGTTACCCGGTATATTTTGGGTGATGTCGGGCTATTTCCTCCTTGTGATTGGTTTAATCCATGTCGGAAACAGATGGAGAGGCATAAAATCATGA
- a CDS encoding phytanoyl-CoA dioxygenase family protein produces MLLTAKQRFLMDTYGYVVIPDVVEADLIERTRQAMDRMDAELPTADHSEIYPDGKPRKLTGTPYFSKFGPCIEYDPVFLEMAMHPKVLAYAEEIVGGRVRYEEQECSINRRNPEERQTDIKSYGWHRGISPDFSRYAVEGRSHYLWIKAIVFLTDIGPDDGGTSVIPGTHRTSTDREFVSQLEPWMVHQVQGKAGSVLLFTESLIHSVTPIRSDNTRYIMITGYVPPFMREYDHPSNPSEAFLARLNESARTFLTGDQTRRARYDFGRM; encoded by the coding sequence ATGTTGCTGACGGCGAAGCAGAGATTTCTGATGGATACGTATGGTTATGTCGTGATTCCCGATGTGGTAGAGGCGGATCTGATCGAACGGACGCGCCAAGCGATGGATCGCATGGATGCAGAGCTGCCGACGGCGGACCATTCGGAAATTTATCCGGACGGCAAGCCGCGCAAGCTCACCGGTACGCCTTACTTTTCCAAATTCGGTCCCTGCATCGAGTATGATCCAGTGTTTCTGGAGATGGCCATGCATCCGAAGGTGCTGGCTTACGCGGAAGAGATCGTAGGAGGACGAGTTCGTTACGAGGAGCAGGAATGCTCGATTAACAGGCGGAATCCCGAAGAGCGGCAGACCGATATCAAGAGCTATGGCTGGCATCGGGGAATAAGTCCGGATTTTAGCCGATATGCAGTGGAAGGGCGCAGTCACTATTTGTGGATCAAAGCGATCGTCTTTCTGACCGATATCGGTCCCGATGATGGGGGGACGAGCGTTATTCCCGGTACTCATCGCACTTCGACGGACCGAGAGTTTGTTTCCCAACTTGAGCCATGGATGGTGCATCAGGTGCAAGGGAAGGCGGGGAGCGTGCTCTTGTTCACGGAATCGCTCATTCACTCGGTCACGCCGATTCGTTCGGACAACACCCGATATATTATGATTACCGGCTATGTGCCGCCGTTCATGCGCGAATATGATCATCCGTCAAATCCAAGTGAAGCGTTCTTGGCGCGCTTGAACGAGAGTGCACGGACGTTTTTGACCGGCGACCAGACTCGGAGAGCGCGGTATGATTTTGGCAGGATGTAA
- a CDS encoding stalk domain-containing protein: protein MSKGKNVKFISVGFIAGAVFFSGVSYAANNATQLKAFFGVKLIQNGIDKTPEDKKPFIVDGTTYVPLRTASELTGVDIAWDGKNSAVIIGKKVEGVALPVPSNVVATTNAVTFSFAQNQKMIINNKTYGNKGQVLVADFQDNFYRGETATFSYDLNAQYATLTFGIGMDDESFNGPTRTLTFKDQDGVLVKQVTVGMGSVQEGIELNVRGIVRLDIEISNLESGLSIIDIINPVLKR, encoded by the coding sequence ATGAGCAAAGGGAAGAATGTAAAGTTTATATCGGTGGGTTTTATCGCTGGGGCTGTGTTTTTTAGTGGAGTTTCGTATGCGGCTAATAACGCAACGCAATTAAAAGCATTTTTTGGTGTTAAGCTTATTCAAAACGGAATTGATAAGACACCTGAAGATAAAAAACCATTTATCGTTGATGGTACTACTTATGTTCCTCTTAGAACAGCGAGTGAATTAACTGGTGTAGACATAGCTTGGGATGGTAAAAATAGCGCAGTAATTATTGGCAAGAAAGTAGAGGGGGTCGCTTTACCTGTTCCATCGAATGTTGTAGCCACAACAAATGCAGTTACATTCTCTTTTGCTCAAAACCAAAAAATGATTATTAATAACAAAACATATGGAAATAAGGGACAGGTATTGGTAGCTGATTTTCAAGATAATTTCTACAGAGGAGAAACTGCCACATTTTCATATGATCTCAATGCTCAATACGCTACACTTACTTTTGGAATCGGAATGGATGATGAAAGTTTCAATGGCCCCACTCGAACGCTTACGTTTAAAGACCAGGATGGTGTGTTAGTAAAACAGGTGACTGTAGGCATGGGGAGTGTTCAAGAAGGAATAGAACTAAATGTGAGAGGAATAGTTCGCCTTGATATCGAAATCTCCAATCTGGAATCGGGTCTTTCTATAATAGATATTATTAATCCAGTACTAAAAAGGTAA
- a CDS encoding TrmH family RNA methyltransferase, with protein MNTKRMMSITSVQNEKVKVMAALLEKKHRDRSGRFIIEGVHLVQEALQAGADVETIVIDTERGVPAELRTLLSNADCELIEATPAIMAKCTGTDSPPPVFGVVAKPYADRSALFKPDSLVVVLDGLRDPGNVGTIIRSADAVGAHAVVLGKGCVDLYNPKTVRSTMGSLFHLPVIEADLHALLPEAKQHGMKLVGTSLQASATCYGFDWTGPTWLLMGSESQGLSADVLTQVDANVIIPMHGHSESLNVAMASTILLYEALRQRSYS; from the coding sequence ATGAATACGAAACGAATGATGAGCATTACTTCAGTGCAAAATGAAAAAGTGAAAGTGATGGCAGCCTTGCTGGAGAAGAAGCACCGCGACCGTTCCGGACGCTTCATTATCGAGGGTGTCCATTTGGTGCAGGAAGCGCTGCAGGCGGGTGCCGATGTCGAGACGATCGTCATCGACACGGAGCGCGGCGTGCCGGCTGAGCTGCGGACGCTGCTCAGCAATGCCGATTGCGAGCTGATCGAGGCGACGCCTGCGATCATGGCCAAGTGCACCGGCACCGATTCGCCGCCGCCGGTATTCGGCGTCGTCGCGAAGCCGTACGCGGACCGTTCGGCGCTGTTCAAGCCGGACTCGCTCGTCGTCGTGCTGGATGGCTTGCGCGATCCCGGCAACGTCGGCACGATCATCCGCAGCGCGGATGCGGTCGGCGCGCATGCCGTCGTGCTTGGAAAGGGCTGCGTCGATCTCTATAATCCGAAGACGGTGCGCTCGACGATGGGATCGCTATTCCATCTGCCGGTGATCGAGGCGGATCTCCATGCGCTGCTGCCGGAAGCGAAGCAGCACGGCATGAAGCTGGTCGGGACAAGCCTTCAGGCATCCGCGACCTGCTACGGTTTTGACTGGACAGGCCCGACATGGCTGCTCATGGGCAGCGAATCGCAGGGTCTCTCGGCTGACGTGCTGACGCAGGTCGATGCGAACGTTATTATTCCCATGCATGGACACTCCGAGTCGCTGAACGTGGCGATGGCGAGCACGATTTTGCTGTATGAGGCGTTGAGGCAGCGGAGTTATAGCTGA
- a CDS encoding potassium channel family protein: protein MPHKQYAVIGIGRFGSSVATSLSKLGFDVLAIDSDEHKVQDIANFVTHAVTADSTDEEALRALGLRNFDVVVVAIGADIQASILTTLILKELGVPQLIVKAQNDLHGKVLNKIGADKVVFPERDMGQRVAHHLISPNILEYIELSNDYSIVELKAPKFAVGKNLKQLDIRAEYKCNVLAIKTGNELNISPYADDVIKENDVLVIVGRSEHLADLELDYADS from the coding sequence TTGCCTCATAAGCAGTACGCCGTCATCGGAATCGGACGGTTCGGTTCAAGCGTCGCCACGTCGCTGTCGAAGCTCGGCTTTGATGTATTGGCGATTGATTCCGATGAGCATAAAGTGCAAGACATCGCGAATTTTGTTACCCATGCGGTTACCGCGGATTCCACGGACGAGGAAGCGCTGCGTGCGCTCGGTCTGCGGAATTTCGATGTCGTGGTCGTGGCGATCGGCGCGGACATCCAGGCGAGTATTTTGACGACGTTGATCCTGAAGGAGCTTGGCGTTCCGCAGTTGATCGTGAAAGCTCAAAATGATCTGCACGGCAAAGTGCTGAACAAGATCGGCGCGGACAAGGTCGTATTCCCGGAGCGGGATATGGGGCAGCGGGTCGCGCATCACTTGATTTCGCCGAACATTTTAGAATATATCGAGTTATCCAATGATTACAGCATCGTCGAGCTGAAGGCACCCAAGTTCGCCGTCGGCAAAAACCTGAAGCAGCTTGATATCCGGGCGGAATATAAGTGCAACGTGCTCGCGATCAAGACGGGCAATGAGTTGAACATTTCGCCGTATGCGGATGATGTGATTAAGGAAAATGACGTGCTGGTCATTGTAGGCAGAAGCGAGCATCTGGCCGATTTGGAGCTGGATTACGCGGACAGCTAA
- the sspI gene encoding small acid-soluble spore protein SspI yields the protein MNNLDLRQAIVRRVQNKSGEELTDVIESSIGHDEKTLPGLGVLFEMIWKSSDASEQSRMVQSLYNELNGTEAAPPSPS from the coding sequence TTGAACAATCTTGATTTGCGGCAAGCCATCGTTCGTCGGGTACAAAATAAATCCGGTGAGGAACTGACCGATGTCATCGAAAGCTCCATCGGACACGACGAAAAAACGCTCCCCGGACTCGGGGTTCTATTCGAGATGATCTGGAAAAGCAGCGATGCCAGCGAGCAGAGCCGCATGGTGCAATCGCTGTACAACGAGCTGAACGGGACGGAAGCCGCTCCGCCGAGCCCGAGCTGA
- a CDS encoding Gfo/Idh/MocA family protein has product MKKVKVGIIGCGNISQIYFTNLKKYPEIDLVAAADIDLERAKMRAEEFGLAKAYTVEQLLADPEIEIVVNLTIPKAHAPVCLQALEAGKHVYVEKPLAVTREDGKKVLELAAKKGLRVASAPETFLGGGIQTCRKLIDDGAIGTPISVTGFMLGEGPEGWHPDPEFFYEAGGGPMFDMGPYYLTAYIALLGPFRRVTGSAVISHPERTITSEKKNGKVIKVETPTHIAGVIDFQSGAVGTLITSFDTKAGTSLPNIEIHGTAGSLLVPDPNMFGGTIKLRRYGQEAWEEVPFTHGNTDNNRGIGVADMARAIVEGRQHRANGAMAYHVLEAMHGFHDASRDGKHYVMESTCERPEPLPALENTEAGV; this is encoded by the coding sequence ATGAAAAAGGTGAAAGTCGGCATTATCGGCTGCGGCAACATCAGCCAAATTTATTTTACCAATTTGAAGAAGTATCCTGAGATCGATCTTGTCGCTGCGGCTGACATCGATTTGGAACGCGCGAAGATGCGCGCCGAAGAATTCGGTCTTGCGAAAGCGTATACAGTGGAGCAATTGCTTGCGGATCCGGAAATCGAAATCGTCGTCAACCTGACGATTCCGAAGGCTCATGCGCCGGTGTGCTTGCAGGCGCTGGAAGCCGGCAAGCATGTGTATGTGGAGAAGCCGCTTGCGGTTACGCGCGAGGACGGCAAGAAGGTATTGGAGCTGGCGGCGAAGAAAGGGCTGCGCGTTGCGAGCGCCCCTGAAACGTTCCTTGGCGGCGGTATCCAAACATGCCGCAAGCTGATCGACGACGGCGCGATCGGCACGCCGATCTCCGTGACAGGCTTTATGCTTGGCGAAGGGCCGGAGGGCTGGCACCCGGATCCGGAGTTTTTCTATGAAGCAGGCGGCGGCCCGATGTTCGATATGGGTCCATACTACTTGACGGCCTATATCGCGCTGCTCGGTCCTTTCCGCCGCGTAACGGGCTCCGCGGTGATTTCGCACCCTGAGCGTACGATCACGAGCGAGAAGAAGAACGGCAAAGTGATCAAGGTTGAAACGCCTACGCACATCGCCGGCGTTATCGACTTCCAAAGCGGCGCCGTGGGCACGCTGATCACCAGCTTCGATACGAAGGCGGGCACGTCGCTGCCGAACATCGAAATTCACGGCACGGCCGGCTCGCTGCTCGTACCGGACCCGAACATGTTCGGCGGCACGATTAAGCTGCGCCGTTACGGTCAAGAAGCGTGGGAAGAAGTGCCGTTCACGCACGGCAACACCGACAACAACCGCGGCATCGGCGTAGCCGACATGGCGCGCGCGATCGTTGAAGGCCGCCAGCACCGGGCGAACGGCGCGATGGCGTACCACGTGCTTGAAGCGATGCATGGCTTCCATGACGCTTCGCGGGACGGCAAGCATTATGTGATGGAAAGCACCTGCGAGCGTCCAGAGCCGCTGCCGGCGCTGGAGAACACGGAAGCAGGCGTATAA
- a CDS encoding Gfo/Idh/MocA family protein: MKPVKVGIIGCGNISHVYFTNLKKYPEVDLVAAADLDIARAQQRAEEFGLEKAYTVEQLLADPDIEIVVNLTIPKAHASVCLQALEAGKHVYVEKPLAVTREEGKRVLALAAEKGLRVASAPETFLGGGIQTCRKLIDEGAIGMPVSATGFMLCGGHESWHPDPEFYYEIGGGPMFDMGPYYLTAFVTLLGPIRRVTGSANITHAERTITSAKKNGKKIQVETPTNISTVLDFENGAIGTLLTSFDVPAGTTLPNIEIHGSKGSLLVPDPNGFGGKVKLRRHGGDWEEIELTHGFTDNNRGIGVADMARAIREGGQHRANGEMAYHVLEAMHGVHDASREGRHYVMESTCERPEPMPVLEAQSQ, from the coding sequence ATGAAGCCTGTTAAAGTCGGTATCATTGGCTGCGGGAATATCAGCCACGTTTATTTTACGAACCTGAAGAAATACCCGGAGGTTGACCTGGTCGCCGCGGCGGACCTGGACATTGCGCGCGCTCAGCAGCGCGCGGAAGAGTTCGGCCTTGAGAAAGCCTATACGGTGGAGCAGCTGCTCGCCGATCCGGACATCGAAATCGTCGTCAACCTGACGATTCCGAAAGCGCATGCGTCGGTTTGCTTGCAGGCGCTGGAAGCCGGCAAGCATGTGTATGTGGAGAAGCCGCTAGCGGTAACGCGCGAAGAAGGCAAACGGGTGCTGGCACTTGCAGCCGAGAAAGGCTTGCGCGTCGCGAGCGCGCCTGAGACGTTCCTCGGCGGCGGCATCCAAACGTGCCGCAAGCTGATTGACGAAGGCGCGATCGGCATGCCGGTATCCGCTACGGGCTTCATGCTTTGCGGCGGTCACGAGAGCTGGCATCCGGACCCTGAGTTTTACTATGAAATCGGCGGCGGCCCGATGTTCGACATGGGTCCATACTATTTGACCGCTTTCGTTACGCTGCTCGGCCCGATTCGCCGGGTGACCGGTTCCGCGAACATTACGCACGCGGAGCGGACGATTACGAGCGCGAAGAAGAACGGCAAGAAGATTCAAGTCGAGACGCCGACGAACATTTCGACGGTGCTGGACTTTGAGAACGGCGCAATCGGCACGCTGCTGACGAGCTTCGACGTACCGGCCGGCACGACGCTGCCGAACATCGAGATTCACGGCAGCAAAGGCTCGCTGCTCGTACCGGACCCGAACGGCTTCGGCGGCAAGGTGAAGCTGCGCCGTCACGGCGGCGACTGGGAAGAGATCGAGCTGACGCACGGCTTCACGGACAACAACCGCGGCATCGGCGTAGCCGATATGGCGCGCGCGATCCGCGAAGGCGGACAGCACCGCGCGAACGGCGAGATGGCGTACCACGTGCTTGAAGCGATGCACGGCGTTCACGACGCGTCTCGCGAAGGCAGGCACTATGTGATGGAGAGCACCTGCGAGCGCCCTGAGCCGATGCCGGTACTTGAAGCGCAGTCGCAATAA
- a CDS encoding ThuA domain-containing protein: MSRKALIVWGGWDGHQPKEVAAIFEGVLKEEGFDVTVSDTLDAYKDAELMAQLDLIVPVWTMGEISQEQLRPLLETVRAGCGIAGCHGGMADSFRNEVEYQYMVGGQWVAHPGNDGVRYDVNMVSEDEPLTKGIGDFEVCSEKYYMHVDPAIKVHATTSFDDCKMPVVWTKSWGQGRVYYNTLGHQANIVAMPQTLELMRRGFLWAARSQEA; encoded by the coding sequence ATGAGCAGAAAAGCATTGATCGTATGGGGCGGCTGGGATGGTCACCAGCCGAAGGAAGTGGCCGCTATTTTCGAAGGCGTGCTGAAGGAAGAGGGCTTCGACGTCACGGTTTCGGACACGCTTGACGCGTACAAGGATGCCGAGCTGATGGCTCAGCTGGACCTGATCGTACCGGTATGGACGATGGGAGAAATTTCGCAGGAGCAGCTTCGTCCGCTGCTTGAGACTGTTCGCGCGGGCTGCGGCATCGCAGGCTGTCATGGCGGCATGGCGGATTCGTTCCGTAACGAAGTCGAGTATCAATACATGGTCGGCGGCCAATGGGTGGCGCACCCGGGCAATGACGGCGTCCGCTACGACGTGAACATGGTGAGCGAAGACGAACCGCTGACGAAGGGCATCGGCGATTTCGAGGTTTGCTCCGAGAAGTACTACATGCATGTTGACCCAGCGATTAAGGTGCATGCGACGACGTCTTTCGACGACTGCAAAATGCCTGTCGTATGGACGAAGTCCTGGGGCCAGGGCCGCGTCTATTACAATACGCTCGGCCATCAAGCGAACATTGTGGCGATGCCGCAAACGCTCGAGCTGATGCGCCGCGGATTCCTGTGGGCTGCGCGCAGCCAAGAAGCATAA
- a CDS encoding Gfo/Idh/MocA family protein encodes MSKIRVGMIGYKFMGKAHSNAYRALPMFFPKVIRPEMAVICGRDPVGLEQARAQFGWEGAETDWRNLVKRDDIDLIDINAPSDAHKEIAIAAAEAGKHIFCEKPLALNLTDSIEMLNAAEKAGIKHMVGFNYRFAPAVQLAKKLIAEGRIGKIYHFRGFFLQDWIVDPEFPLVWRLQKDIAGSGSLGDLGAHVIDMARFLVGEFQEVIGMNDTFVKERPLQSATTGGLTAKGDKEAPKGQVTVDDATLFLARFANGALGSIEATRFAPGHRCTNSFEINGSKGSIKFDFERVNELEVYFTDDADDVQGFRRVIATDSAHAYSDAWWPPGHTIGYEHTFTHEMHEFMLALAEDRQPVPNFVDGVECQAVLEAVDKSIEERRWVAISELR; translated from the coding sequence ATGAGCAAAATCCGTGTTGGCATGATCGGCTACAAATTTATGGGCAAAGCCCACAGCAACGCGTATCGCGCGCTGCCGATGTTCTTCCCGAAGGTGATTCGTCCGGAGATGGCGGTTATTTGCGGCCGTGACCCTGTAGGCTTGGAACAGGCCCGCGCGCAGTTTGGCTGGGAAGGCGCGGAGACGGATTGGCGCAATCTCGTGAAGCGCGACGATATCGATCTGATCGATATCAATGCGCCGAGCGACGCGCATAAAGAAATCGCGATCGCGGCTGCCGAGGCCGGCAAGCATATTTTCTGCGAGAAGCCGCTGGCGCTGAACCTGACGGACTCGATCGAAATGCTGAATGCGGCGGAGAAAGCCGGCATTAAGCACATGGTGGGCTTCAACTATCGTTTCGCGCCGGCCGTTCAGCTTGCGAAGAAGCTGATTGCGGAAGGGCGTATCGGCAAAATCTATCATTTCCGCGGCTTCTTCCTGCAGGATTGGATCGTCGATCCGGAGTTCCCGCTCGTGTGGCGTCTGCAGAAGGACATTGCCGGTTCCGGCTCGCTCGGCGACCTTGGCGCGCACGTGATCGATATGGCGCGGTTTCTGGTCGGCGAATTCCAGGAAGTCATCGGCATGAACGATACGTTCGTGAAGGAGCGCCCGCTGCAGTCGGCTACGACGGGTGGTCTAACCGCCAAAGGCGACAAAGAGGCTCCGAAGGGACAAGTTACCGTCGACGATGCGACGCTGTTTCTGGCTCGTTTCGCGAACGGAGCGCTCGGCAGCATTGAAGCGACGCGCTTCGCGCCGGGCCACCGCTGCACGAATTCGTTCGAGATTAACGGCAGCAAAGGCAGCATCAAGTTTGATTTTGAGCGCGTGAACGAGCTTGAAGTGTATTTCACGGACGATGCCGACGACGTGCAAGGCTTCCGCCGCGTCATCGCGACCGATTCCGCGCATGCCTACAGCGATGCTTGGTGGCCGCCAGGTCATACGATCGGCTACGAGCACACCTTCACGCATGAGATGCATGAGTTTATGCTCGCGCTGGCCGAAGACCGTCAGCCGGTACCGAATTTCGTGGACGGCGTGGAATGCCAAGCGGTGCTGGAAGCGGTCGACAAGTCGATCGAAGAGCGCCGCTGGGTAGCGATTTCGGAATTGCGCTAA